In Hwangdonia lutea, a single window of DNA contains:
- a CDS encoding OmpH family outer membrane protein — translation MKNIVYLLFAMIVLSSCQKQAKIGYVNNGTLINEFQEKKDLEARFQVKEDAFKKRADSIGQAFQLEVQETQKKAQRASQKKQQELMGGLQQKQQQLQQQMQYEQQLLTQSFQTEIDSVIVKVKDFVKDYGKKNGYTYILGTTDAASTVMYSTEENDLTQTILEALNGNKKEVTKETDKKE, via the coding sequence ATGAAAAATATAGTTTACCTCTTATTCGCAATGATTGTTTTATCCTCTTGCCAAAAACAAGCAAAAATTGGATATGTAAATAACGGAACCCTCATTAACGAGTTTCAAGAAAAAAAAGACCTTGAAGCCAGATTTCAAGTTAAAGAAGATGCTTTTAAGAAAAGAGCCGACAGTATTGGTCAGGCGTTTCAACTAGAAGTTCAAGAAACCCAAAAGAAAGCGCAAAGAGCGTCTCAAAAAAAGCAACAGGAATTAATGGGTGGTTTACAGCAAAAGCAACAACAATTGCAACAGCAAATGCAATACGAACAACAATTGCTAACACAGTCTTTTCAAACCGAAATTGATTCTGTAATTGTTAAAGTAAAAGATTTTGTAAAAGATTACGGGAAGAAAAATGGCTACACTTACATTTTAGGAACTACCGATGCTGCATCAACTGTAATGTACAGCACAGAAGAAAACGATTTAACCCAAACCATTTTAGAGGCTTTAAACGGAAACAAAAAAGAAGTTACAAAAGAAACTGACAAAAAAGAATAA
- a CDS encoding lipocalin family protein: MKTKNSGEFENNNGTFKYRDMKYNIVFIILLFFVTTSCEKEENQIDPIIGKWIIVDITIDGTQTEMTNCNLKSNLIFTADKNVTFNSYNIDEDTENCKFQSWVETWSEENNDGKYGVHSGSLFIQERWFKIENSRLTYYVEGWEITDEGVITSDVFITYEKE; encoded by the coding sequence TTGAAAACAAAGAATAGCGGCGAATTTGAAAATAATAATGGAACTTTTAAATATAGAGATATGAAATATAATATAGTTTTTATTATTCTCTTATTTTTTGTAACAACGAGTTGCGAAAAAGAGGAAAATCAAATTGACCCAATTATTGGCAAATGGATAATAGTTGATATAACGATAGATGGTACACAAACTGAAATGACGAATTGTAATTTAAAGAGCAATCTAATATTTACCGCTGACAAAAACGTTACATTTAATTCTTATAATATAGATGAGGATACTGAAAATTGCAAGTTTCAAAGTTGGGTAGAAACTTGGAGTGAGGAAAATAATGATGGAAAATATGGTGTTCATAGCGGTTCTCTATTTATTCAAGAAAGGTGGTTTAAGATTGAAAATTCCCGATTAACTTATTATGTTGAAGGATGGGAAATAACTGATGAAGGTGTAATAACCAGCGATGTATTTATTACATACGAAAAAGAGTAG
- the gltX gene encoding glutamate--tRNA ligase, whose translation MTKNVRVRFAPSPTGPLHIGGVRTALFNYLFAKKHKGSFILRIEDTDQNRYVQGAEQYIIDALNWCHMPFDEGPNKNEKFGPYRQSERKHLYKQYADELIASGNAYYAFDTAETLDFHRKDHEAKGKTFIYNWHNRLKLSNSLSLSAEEVKAKLNAGDDYVIRFKSPQDETLHLKDIIRGDIKIDTNILDDKVLFKSDGMPTYHLANIVDDHLMEISHVIRGEEWLPSLALHYQLYKAFGWETPEFAHLPLILKPTGKGKLSKRDGDKLGFPVFPLEWTDPKTGDVSRGYKEDGYFPEAMVNFLAFLGWNPGTEQEIFSLNELIEAFDLKKVNKSGARFDPDKTKWFNHHYMQEQNNDVLAELFKPIVNEKLNVIQSESEESHNEISRQARNDNDIDVNYIALVIGLIKERATFVSDFWALSHFFFTAPTSYDEKASKKAFRNGTKELMGELKNIILRIDEFTVIALQKDIKSWITSKEIGFGKVMMPLRLALVGALQGPDVFDIMFMIGKAETVKRIEKVIDLL comes from the coding sequence ATGACAAAAAATGTTCGTGTGCGTTTTGCACCGAGTCCAACCGGACCTTTACATATCGGCGGTGTTCGTACCGCTCTTTTCAATTATTTGTTCGCTAAAAAACACAAGGGTTCTTTTATTTTACGTATTGAAGATACCGATCAAAACCGTTATGTTCAAGGCGCTGAACAGTACATAATTGATGCACTAAATTGGTGCCATATGCCTTTTGATGAAGGCCCAAATAAGAATGAAAAATTTGGACCGTACAGACAAAGCGAACGCAAGCATTTATACAAACAATATGCTGATGAATTGATTGCTTCGGGCAATGCCTATTATGCTTTCGATACGGCCGAAACTTTGGATTTCCACAGAAAAGACCACGAAGCCAAAGGCAAAACCTTTATTTACAATTGGCACAACCGGCTTAAACTAAGTAATTCTCTATCGCTTAGCGCGGAAGAGGTAAAAGCAAAATTGAATGCTGGTGATGATTATGTGATTCGGTTTAAATCACCTCAAGATGAAACGCTTCACTTAAAAGACATAATTCGTGGTGATATTAAAATTGATACCAACATTTTAGATGATAAGGTTTTGTTTAAAAGTGATGGCATGCCCACTTATCATTTAGCAAATATTGTTGATGATCATTTAATGGAAATCAGCCACGTTATTCGTGGTGAAGAGTGGTTACCAAGTTTGGCACTGCACTATCAACTATACAAAGCTTTTGGTTGGGAAACTCCCGAATTCGCACATTTACCACTGATTTTAAAACCCACCGGAAAAGGAAAACTAAGCAAGCGCGATGGCGATAAACTGGGCTTTCCGGTATTTCCTTTAGAATGGACAGACCCAAAAACCGGTGACGTTTCAAGAGGTTACAAAGAAGATGGCTATTTCCCTGAGGCCATGGTTAATTTCTTAGCCTTTTTAGGTTGGAATCCTGGGACGGAACAAGAGATTTTTTCTTTAAATGAATTGATTGAAGCTTTCGATTTGAAAAAGGTAAATAAATCTGGAGCACGTTTTGATCCGGATAAAACAAAATGGTTTAATCACCATTATATGCAAGAACAAAACAATGATGTTTTAGCTGAATTGTTTAAGCCGATTGTAAATGAAAAACTAAATGTCATTCAGAGCGAAAGCGAAGAATCTCATAATGAGATTTCTCGACAAGCTCGAAATGATAACGATATTGATGTTAATTACATCGCTTTGGTTATTGGTTTAATTAAAGAACGTGCCACCTTTGTTTCCGATTTTTGGGCGTTGAGTCATTTCTTTTTTACGGCGCCAACTTCTTACGATGAAAAAGCCTCTAAAAAAGCGTTTAGAAACGGTACAAAAGAACTCATGGGCGAGTTAAAAAACATCATTCTACGCATCGACGAGTTTACGGTAATAGCCCTTCAAAAAGACATAAAAAGCTGGATAACATCCAAAGAGATAGGATTCGGTAAAGTGATGATGCCCCTACGGTTGGCTTTAGTTGGCGCTTTACAGGGTCCCGATGTGTTCGATATTATGTTTATGATTGGGAAAGCCGAAACGGTTAAACGGATTGAAAAAGTAATTGATTTATTGTAA
- a CDS encoding DUF4175 family protein translates to MNNFKTIETKLEQFISRYYTNELIKGAILFFAIGLLYFLFTLFIEHVLWLNPLARTILFWVFILVEVLLLAKFIAVPLAKLFKLKKGINYVDASKIIGNHFPEVNDKLLNVVQLKQNPSQSELLLASIEQKSIELKPIPFKLAVNFKKNLEYLKYAAIPVLIILATFLTGESNWFSDSYKRVVHYKTAYEPPAPFQFFVVNNDLKAIENKDFKLEVRTAGDVTPESAQIVYNNETYFLNKKGIGEFEYVFSQPKTNINFQLTANTVISKPYTLNVVETPSLLSFEMVLDYPKHTKKKNAVLKSTGNAVVPEGTNVTWRLKTKSTDNVHLFANDTLDFSSDKLNNFELSKRLYKHFDYSLSTSNANLKNYENLTFRIDVVKDEYPELDLKMQVDSLDLQTLYFYGLISDDYGFSKLQMVYFPANDAAKKQVENIPISNTNIDEFITAFPNNLNIEAGIAYELYFQVFDNDVVNRYKRTKSNVFTYRKRTQAEEERKQLKEQSETIKDLNKSLEKFEEQEKKLEELSKTQKEKSSLNFNDKKKLESFLKRQQQQDEMMKNFNKKLKENLEDFQKENIKEDTFKEDLKKRLDENEEQLKRDEKLLEELKKLQEKINKEELTEKLEELAKQNKNKKRSLQQLIELTKRFYIEKKLEKLKEDLMKLAIDQEKLSNEPDENNTKGNQDDLNQQFEEFKKEIEQLEKDSKALKKPIDIPRDKLDEREVDNEQQKASESLEKSKGEKATDKQEGEPKESENQNQKNAKKSQKKAAKKMMEMSEKMKSSMGRSDANQMQEDVDMLRQILDNLVLFSFDQEDLMNQFKTIEANNNKYASYLRKQHNLKEHFEHIDDSLFAMSLRQPKLSETVNKEITEVFYNIDKALSLLAENQLYQGVSNQQFTITAANNLANFLSDVLDNMQENMSMSQGKGGQGDMQLPDIIMSQEELNKMMEEGLKKGEGQKPERGEGDKEGDGEKKGKKGKNGEEGSNEGNGKNGNQKGGEGEGENDDLNGQLYEIYQQQQELRKALEERLAKEGKGSKGNGDALLKKMEEVELDLLNKGFTNQTLQKMMELKHQLLKMENATFQQGEDNKRESETNKNDFNNNTNNQIPSAKQYFNTTEILNRQTLPLRQIYRKKVQEYFKKTND, encoded by the coding sequence ATGAACAACTTTAAAACCATAGAGACTAAATTAGAGCAATTTATTAGTCGGTATTACACCAACGAATTAATAAAGGGTGCTATTTTGTTTTTCGCTATTGGCTTGCTATATTTTTTATTTACGTTGTTTATCGAACATGTTTTATGGTTAAATCCGCTGGCGCGAACCATTTTATTTTGGGTGTTTATTTTAGTTGAGGTTTTGTTGCTCGCTAAGTTTATTGCTGTACCGTTGGCAAAATTATTTAAGCTTAAAAAAGGAATAAATTATGTTGATGCTTCTAAAATTATAGGCAATCATTTTCCAGAAGTTAACGATAAGTTGTTGAATGTTGTTCAACTAAAACAAAACCCGTCGCAGTCTGAATTACTGTTAGCGAGTATAGAACAAAAATCGATAGAATTAAAACCCATTCCGTTTAAGCTGGCGGTTAATTTTAAAAAGAATCTCGAATATTTAAAATATGCCGCCATTCCCGTTTTAATCATTTTAGCCACTTTTTTAACCGGAGAATCCAATTGGTTTAGCGATAGTTATAAACGTGTTGTGCATTACAAAACGGCTTACGAGCCACCGGCGCCGTTTCAGTTTTTTGTGGTTAATAACGATTTAAAAGCCATTGAAAACAAGGACTTTAAATTAGAAGTTAGAACTGCTGGCGATGTAACTCCAGAAAGCGCACAAATTGTATATAATAACGAAACTTACTTTTTAAATAAAAAAGGGATTGGTGAGTTTGAATATGTGTTCTCCCAGCCTAAAACCAACATCAATTTTCAATTAACGGCAAATACCGTAATCTCAAAACCATACACCTTAAATGTTGTTGAAACGCCATCACTATTGAGTTTCGAGATGGTTTTAGATTATCCGAAACACACCAAAAAGAAGAATGCTGTTTTAAAAAGTACCGGTAACGCCGTAGTTCCCGAAGGCACGAATGTAACGTGGCGACTTAAAACAAAATCGACCGATAACGTTCACCTATTCGCAAATGATACCCTAGATTTTTCATCGGATAAATTGAATAATTTTGAATTATCAAAACGTCTTTATAAGCATTTTGATTATAGTTTAAGCACAAGCAACGCCAACCTAAAAAACTACGAAAATTTAACATTTAGAATCGATGTAGTTAAAGATGAGTATCCCGAACTCGACTTAAAAATGCAAGTGGATAGCCTCGATTTACAAACCTTATATTTTTACGGACTAATTAGTGACGATTATGGGTTTAGCAAACTTCAAATGGTGTATTTTCCGGCAAATGATGCGGCTAAAAAGCAAGTGGAGAATATTCCAATTTCCAATACAAATATTGATGAGTTTATTACAGCGTTCCCAAATAATTTGAATATTGAGGCAGGAATTGCTTATGAATTATACTTTCAAGTGTTTGATAATGATGTAGTTAACAGATATAAGCGCACAAAAAGCAATGTGTTTACCTATAGAAAACGTACCCAAGCCGAAGAGGAACGGAAACAATTGAAGGAACAAAGCGAAACGATAAAAGACTTAAATAAATCTTTAGAAAAGTTTGAGGAGCAAGAGAAAAAACTTGAAGAACTATCTAAAACCCAAAAGGAAAAATCGAGCTTGAATTTTAACGATAAAAAGAAATTGGAATCATTTTTAAAACGTCAACAGCAACAAGACGAAATGATGAAGAATTTCAACAAAAAACTTAAAGAGAATTTAGAGGATTTTCAAAAGGAGAATATAAAAGAAGATACCTTTAAAGAAGACTTAAAAAAGCGATTGGATGAAAATGAAGAGCAGCTTAAAAGAGACGAAAAACTTTTAGAGGAATTAAAAAAACTTCAGGAAAAAATAAATAAAGAAGAGTTAACCGAAAAACTTGAAGAATTAGCAAAACAGAATAAAAACAAAAAGCGAAGTCTTCAACAATTAATCGAGTTAACCAAGCGCTTTTATATTGAAAAAAAATTAGAAAAACTCAAAGAGGATTTAATGAAGTTGGCTATCGATCAAGAAAAACTATCTAACGAACCCGATGAAAATAACACCAAAGGAAATCAGGATGATTTAAACCAGCAATTTGAAGAATTTAAAAAAGAAATTGAGCAACTTGAAAAAGACAGTAAAGCACTAAAAAAGCCTATTGATATTCCGCGTGACAAATTGGATGAAAGAGAAGTTGATAACGAGCAGCAAAAGGCATCAGAATCTTTAGAAAAAAGTAAAGGGGAAAAAGCTACAGACAAGCAAGAAGGCGAGCCCAAAGAAAGTGAAAACCAAAATCAAAAAAACGCCAAAAAGAGTCAAAAGAAAGCCGCAAAAAAAATGATGGAAATGAGCGAGAAAATGAAAAGCTCTATGGGCAGAAGTGATGCCAACCAAATGCAAGAAGATGTGGACATGCTGCGACAAATTCTTGATAATTTGGTCTTGTTTTCTTTTGATCAAGAAGACTTAATGAATCAATTCAAAACCATTGAGGCCAACAATAATAAATATGCGTCTTATTTAAGAAAACAACATAACCTAAAAGAACATTTTGAACATATTGACGATAGCCTTTTTGCCATGTCGTTGCGCCAGCCCAAACTATCGGAAACGGTAAATAAAGAAATTACCGAGGTGTTTTATAACATTGATAAAGCATTGAGTTTGCTAGCCGAAAATCAATTGTATCAAGGGGTTTCGAATCAGCAATTCACCATTACAGCGGCTAACAATTTAGCCAACTTTTTAAGTGATGTTTTAGATAACATGCAAGAAAATATGAGCATGTCTCAAGGTAAAGGCGGACAGGGCGATATGCAACTTCCAGATATTATTATGAGTCAAGAGGAACTCAATAAAATGATGGAAGAAGGCTTGAAAAAAGGCGAAGGTCAAAAACCCGAAAGGGGTGAAGGTGATAAAGAAGGGGATGGCGAGAAAAAGGGTAAAAAAGGTAAAAATGGCGAAGAAGGAAGTAATGAGGGAAATGGAAAAAACGGCAACCAAAAGGGCGGTGAGGGTGAAGGAGAAAACGATGACTTAAATGGCCAATTATACGAAATTTATCAGCAGCAACAAGAATTGCGAAAAGCCTTGGAAGAACGTTTGGCAAAAGAAGGAAAGGGATCAAAAGGGAATGGTGATGCCCTGTTAAAAAAAATGGAAGAGGTAGAGTTGGATTTATTAAATAAAGGATTTACAAATCAAACGCTTCAAAAAATGATGGAATTAAAACATCAATTGTTAAAAATGGAGAACGCTACATTTCAGCAAGGCGAGGACAATAAACGCGAATCTGAAACCAATAAAAATGATTTCAATAATAACACCAACAATCAAATCCCATCGGCAAAACAATATTTTAACACCACCGAAATATTGAACAGACAAACCTTACCTTTGCGTCAAATTTACAGAAAGAAAGTTCAAGAGTATTTTAAAAAAACAAATGATTAG
- a CDS encoding class I SAM-dependent methyltransferase — translation MNSNQPYLKVKDHSVSGEEFELIQNSEYGFLETTPQPFSEKLPEYYKSEDYISHTDSKRNLFEKAYHLVRQISLKKKLNLINAFSADDKNLLDVGCGTGDFLQTAKENNWTVSGIEPNDKARDIANKKTNNAVFKTDELLKFKEHHFDVITLWHVLEHLPNLEEQLSIFKKLLKPNGTLIIAVPNYKSYDAKHYKQFWAAYDVPRHLWHFDKSSVSKLVSKQAMEVVKIKPMLFDAFYVSLLSEKYKTGKMNMLKGFWIGVLSNLKSLHTKEASSLIYVVKNR, via the coding sequence ATAAATTCAAATCAACCTTATTTAAAAGTAAAAGACCACTCCGTTTCGGGGGAAGAATTTGAGCTAATTCAAAATTCAGAATACGGTTTTCTTGAAACCACACCACAACCATTTTCGGAGAAATTACCAGAATATTATAAAAGTGAAGATTATATTTCGCATACAGATTCCAAACGCAATCTATTTGAAAAAGCATATCATTTGGTTCGGCAAATTTCACTTAAAAAGAAACTGAATTTAATAAACGCTTTTTCCGCAGACGACAAAAACCTTTTAGATGTTGGCTGCGGAACTGGTGATTTTTTACAAACCGCAAAAGAAAATAACTGGACCGTTTCTGGAATTGAGCCCAACGATAAAGCTCGAGACATCGCCAATAAAAAAACAAACAATGCCGTTTTTAAAACAGACGAACTTTTAAAGTTTAAGGAACACCATTTTGATGTCATTACTCTTTGGCATGTTTTAGAACATTTACCAAATTTGGAAGAACAGCTTTCAATATTTAAAAAACTATTAAAACCAAATGGCACTTTAATTATTGCCGTGCCGAATTATAAAAGTTACGATGCCAAACATTACAAACAGTTTTGGGCAGCTTACGATGTGCCGAGGCATCTTTGGCATTTTGATAAATCATCGGTTTCAAAATTAGTTTCAAAACAGGCCATGGAAGTTGTTAAAATCAAACCCATGCTTTTTGATGCGTTTTATGTAAGTCTACTTTCAGAAAAATACAAAACAGGCAAAATGAATATGCTTAAAGGTTTTTGGATAGGAGTGCTTTCAAATTTAAAATCTTTGCACACCAAAGAGGCTTCTTCTTTAATTTATGTCGTAAAAAATAGGTAA
- a CDS encoding ATP-binding protein translates to MLFEDILGQEHIKNHLTQSVDNGRIPHAQLFVGKEGSGTLPMAIAYARYILCSNSGGENNTGNDVCNLKFKNFSHPDLHFAFPVTTSDKVKSKPVSSFYLEEWRQLLKEQPYGNLFDWYKLLGVDNKQGQIGVDEAQEIVKSLTLKSYEGGYKVMLIWMAEKMNTACANKLLKLIEEPPNKTVFILITEDDEQIINTIKSRCQILHFPPLAEEVIKNALVKNYSLEPLVATKIAHQSDGNYNKACDLVYRDSEDIQFETWFIFWIRSAFKAKGNKAAIHDLISWSADIAKTGRETQKQFLNFCLDFFRQALMLNYNATDLVFLEPKTEKFKLENFAPFVHGNNIMDISNELQDAIYHIERNGNSKIILTDLSIKLTRLLHKKEV, encoded by the coding sequence ATGCTTTTTGAAGATATTTTAGGACAAGAACACATTAAAAACCATTTAACCCAAAGTGTTGATAATGGCCGAATACCGCATGCCCAACTGTTTGTTGGTAAAGAGGGTTCTGGCACTTTACCCATGGCCATTGCTTATGCGCGGTACATTTTATGCTCGAATTCCGGTGGTGAAAATAATACTGGAAATGATGTGTGTAACCTTAAATTCAAGAATTTTTCGCATCCCGATTTGCATTTTGCGTTTCCGGTAACCACGAGCGATAAGGTAAAAAGCAAACCGGTTTCGAGTTTTTATTTGGAGGAATGGCGCCAATTGCTAAAAGAGCAACCTTACGGGAATTTGTTTGATTGGTACAAATTGCTTGGTGTTGATAATAAACAAGGGCAAATTGGGGTTGATGAAGCGCAAGAAATTGTAAAATCGTTAACCTTAAAATCTTACGAAGGTGGTTACAAAGTGATGCTAATTTGGATGGCCGAAAAAATGAATACCGCCTGTGCCAACAAACTTTTAAAACTTATTGAAGAACCGCCAAATAAAACCGTTTTTATTTTAATTACTGAAGATGATGAGCAGATAATTAATACGATTAAATCGCGTTGCCAGATATTGCATTTTCCGCCGTTAGCGGAAGAAGTGATTAAAAATGCTTTGGTTAAAAATTACAGTTTAGAGCCTTTGGTAGCTACAAAAATAGCACATCAATCGGACGGGAATTACAATAAAGCTTGCGATTTGGTGTATCGTGATTCTGAAGATATCCAGTTTGAAACTTGGTTTATTTTCTGGATTCGAAGTGCTTTTAAAGCCAAAGGCAACAAAGCGGCCATACACGATTTAATTTCGTGGAGTGCCGATATTGCCAAAACCGGACGAGAAACCCAAAAGCAGTTTTTAAATTTTTGTTTGGACTTTTTTCGTCAAGCATTAATGTTAAACTACAACGCCACCGATCTTGTTTTTTTAGAGCCAAAAACCGAAAAATTCAAGCTTGAGAATTTTGCGCCTTTTGTGCACGGAAATAATATTATGGACATTAGCAACGAGTTGCAAGATGCCATTTACCATATTGAGCGCAACGGAAATTCTAAAATTATTTTAACCGATTTGTCGATTAAACTCACACGTTTACTGCATAAAAAAGAAGTATAA
- the ybeY gene encoding rRNA maturation RNase YbeY produces MISFNYETDFTLDNEKAISSWISKTISAEGFKEDDINYVFCDDAYLHKLNVEFLNHDTLTDIISFDYTVGKIIQGDIFISVERVADNAKDFNTSFEEELHRVIIHGILHYCGYKDKTNEDARLMREKENHYLTRLEPI; encoded by the coding sequence ATGATTAGTTTTAATTACGAAACCGATTTCACATTAGATAACGAGAAGGCTATTTCCTCATGGATTTCAAAAACTATTTCTGCTGAAGGATTTAAAGAAGATGACATAAATTATGTGTTTTGCGATGATGCATATTTGCATAAATTAAACGTTGAATTCCTTAATCACGACACTTTAACCGATATAATAAGTTTTGATTATACAGTCGGAAAAATTATACAAGGCGATATTTTTATTTCAGTGGAGCGTGTAGCAGATAACGCCAAGGATTTTAATACTTCTTTTGAAGAAGAATTGCATCGTGTTATCATTCACGGTATTTTACATTATTGCGGCTATAAAGATAAAACGAATGAAGATGCGAGATTAATGCGTGAAAAGGAAAATCACTACTTAACTAGGTTAGAGCCGATTTAA
- the mnmG gene encoding tRNA uridine-5-carboxymethylaminomethyl(34) synthesis enzyme MnmG has protein sequence MFNDLYDVIVVGAGHAGSEAAAAAANMGSKTLLVTMNLQNIAQMSCNPAMGGIAKGQIVREIDALGGYSGIVSDTSAIQFKMLNKSKGPAMWSPRVQSDRMRFAEDWRLLLEGTPNLDFYQEMVSGLLVKNHKIVGIKTSLGLEIKGKTVVLTNGTFLNGLIHIGDKNFGGGRAGEKAATGITEQLVDLGFESGRMKTGTPPRVDGRSLDFSKMTEQPGDENPEKFSFLDITKPLENQRSCHMTYTSELVHDLLREGFDRSPMFNGRIKSLGPRYCPSIEDKINRFADKDRHQLFIEPEGWNTCEVYVNGFSTSLPEDVQFKALRSVVGFENVKFFRPGYAIEYDYFPPTQLKHTLETKLVDGLYFAGQINGTTGYEEAASQGLMAGINASLKVQEKESFTLKRDEAYIGVLIDDLITKGTEEPYRMFTSRAEYRTLLRQDNADKRLTPKGFEIGLASEKRLKRMEEKHEAAEKFVHFFETQSVKPDEINPVLESKNSSPVKQSGKLFKVFARPNIEMDDVRKIESVEAYIQDNNLDREVIEQTEIQVKYSGYIAKEKNNADKLSRLEYVKIPQNFDYSKIKSMSFEAREKLKKIQPTTVSQASRISGVSPNDISVLLVYMGR, from the coding sequence ATGTTTAACGACCTTTATGATGTTATCGTTGTTGGAGCTGGCCACGCAGGAAGTGAAGCTGCCGCTGCCGCCGCCAATATGGGTAGCAAAACATTGCTGGTCACCATGAATTTGCAAAACATTGCGCAAATGTCGTGCAACCCAGCCATGGGTGGTATTGCCAAAGGGCAAATTGTGCGCGAGATTGATGCGCTTGGTGGTTATAGCGGTATTGTTTCCGATACATCGGCTATCCAGTTTAAAATGCTTAATAAATCCAAAGGCCCTGCCATGTGGAGTCCGAGGGTGCAGAGCGATAGAATGCGTTTTGCAGAAGATTGGAGATTGCTTTTAGAGGGCACGCCAAATCTTGATTTTTACCAAGAGATGGTTTCTGGTTTGTTGGTTAAAAACCATAAAATTGTAGGCATAAAAACATCATTGGGTTTAGAGATAAAAGGTAAAACCGTTGTGCTAACTAATGGTACTTTTTTAAATGGATTAATTCATATTGGCGATAAGAATTTTGGAGGTGGAAGAGCGGGTGAAAAAGCCGCTACGGGAATCACGGAACAGTTGGTCGATTTAGGTTTTGAATCGGGTAGAATGAAAACCGGAACACCACCAAGAGTGGATGGTCGTTCTTTAGATTTTTCTAAAATGACCGAACAACCTGGGGATGAAAATCCTGAAAAATTCTCGTTTTTGGATATTACCAAACCGTTGGAAAACCAACGTTCTTGTCACATGACTTACACAAGCGAATTGGTGCATGATTTACTGAGAGAAGGGTTTGATAGATCGCCCATGTTTAACGGTAGAATTAAAAGTTTGGGTCCGCGTTATTGTCCGTCTATTGAAGATAAAATTAATCGCTTTGCAGATAAGGACAGGCACCAATTGTTTATTGAGCCCGAAGGATGGAATACTTGTGAAGTTTATGTGAATGGGTTTTCAACTTCGCTTCCAGAGGATGTCCAGTTTAAAGCATTACGTTCTGTTGTTGGTTTTGAAAATGTCAAGTTTTTTAGACCAGGTTATGCTATAGAATACGATTATTTCCCACCAACACAATTAAAGCACACGTTAGAAACCAAGTTGGTTGATGGTTTATATTTTGCCGGACAAATTAACGGCACCACAGGATACGAAGAAGCGGCATCTCAAGGATTAATGGCCGGTATTAATGCCAGTTTAAAAGTTCAAGAAAAAGAGTCTTTTACCTTAAAAAGAGACGAGGCGTATATAGGTGTTTTAATTGATGATTTGATTACCAAGGGTACCGAAGAACCATATCGAATGTTTACATCCCGAGCGGAATACAGAACATTATTGCGTCAAGATAATGCCGACAAAAGATTAACACCAAAAGGTTTTGAAATTGGTTTAGCTTCTGAAAAGCGTCTTAAAAGGATGGAAGAAAAACATGAAGCGGCAGAAAAATTTGTTCATTTTTTCGAAACACAAAGTGTAAAACCAGACGAGATAAATCCGGTTTTAGAATCAAAGAATTCATCTCCAGTTAAACAATCAGGGAAACTTTTTAAAGTGTTTGCGCGACCAAATATTGAAATGGATGATGTTAGAAAAATAGAAAGTGTTGAAGCTTATATTCAAGATAATAATCTGGATAGGGAAGTGATTGAACAAACCGAAATACAAGTAAAATACTCGGGGTATATTGCAAAAGAAAAAAACAATGCTGATAAATTAAGCCGATTGGAATATGTGAAAATCCCACAAAATTTTGACTATTCAAAAATTAAATCCATGAGTTTTGAAGCTCGCGAAAAGCTTAAAAAAATACAGCCAACAACAGTATCTCAAGCTTCAAGAATTAGTGGGGTTTCTCCAAATGATATTTCGGTGTTGTTGGTTTACATGGGGCGATAG